Proteins from one Solenopsis invicta isolate M01_SB chromosome 11, UNIL_Sinv_3.0, whole genome shotgun sequence genomic window:
- the LOC105200121 gene encoding WD repeat, SAM and U-box domain-containing protein 1 isoform X1, giving the protein MTAIGDVQALQTLTVYTSDVNSVDFAGDCVLVTGSGDKRVRVWEWQPGAGYVEAYFSPLMGHKYGVTSVKVSPQSTMLATSSIDGTTLLWNLRTGTKIHTLVQMGGEAVRVCRFSPDSTLLATAGDNGQVCIWDLIHRNLIRCFQKHEGAVQSLSFSPDSSWLITSCTLGVLKLFSTAELIDTYTSSNHEIVELVSIDDAHDMGVVSCDFSTFQEVTCNEPYTKLYQLVSCGNDHDVKLWEVTVSQNKCEAQPSTATVQLCRVMEKHSSALTCVRFSSNGLYIASCGLDKTAVIWETSSGKVVTIISGHNRYVACCAFSRDGNLLATGSNDKSVIAWDLTGNLTIDSELSRNIGTKWFVNDPEKSTMHEHDVMRNVETYANEVRLIQRLEEHNGAVNSVAFHGNNLVASASGDKLVRIWSIETEEEDGEEVIKIHEKSFSPLDAHTYSVNYVEFSPCGSMLASCSLDGTTLVWNTETGDQAKPSFVNSGTGIRVCRWSPDGTKIATAGDDEKTTLWDVESMDQLHQLYSVFEGHADAISAIAFTHDSRYLVTACNEGTWRLFEILDEKSGSEALMVCDASHDLGVQGCDFSPTPCSMMCSSKNFSLNNTNIGDYQLLVARDTDVNQQIYLLATCGNDALVKLWHIIISNDPSSDSDGIRSSNGMRYKEKKSLTGHGGNVMCVRFSPVHGEVLGSVATDRTARIWSVFSGSCLYVLEDHDSLVTSCAFSEDTSFFATGALDKTVLVWKVPQQLVSHSNLMDSLRNKKKRVADWKLYDTLKWLNDIELSRLSRKVLALGLTGRHLLSVSENELISRLEIEDDEEAMEILKKQLYWLKREDCNVMENIDESEIPHEFLCPITHEIMKEPVQCSDGFTYERAAINEWFLCGKYTSPMTNEPLHDTSFTPNFVLRNAILTLLHGEGPQ; this is encoded by the exons ATGACTGCCATAGGCGATGTGCAAGCCTTGCAGACTCTGACAGTTTACACCAGCGATGTAAACAGCGTCGACTTCGCCGGTGATTGCGTACTGGTAACGGGATCCGG GGACAAACGCGTCCGGGTTTGGGAATGGCAGCCCGGCGCTGGCTACGTGGAGGCTTACTTCTCGCCCCTGATGGGGCACAAGTATGGCGTGACCTCAGTCAAGGTCAGCCCCCAGTCCACTATGTTGGCCACCTCCAGCATAGACGGTACCACGCTGCTCTGGAACTTGCGT ACGGGAACGAAGATACACACTCTGGTGCAAATGGGCGGCGAGGCGGTGAGAGTCTGCAGATTTTCGCCCGATTCGACATTGCTCGCGACTGCTGGAGATAACGGGCAAGTTTGCATCTGGGATTTGATTCATCGCAATTTGATCAG ATGTTTTCAAAAGCACGAGGGTGCAGTGCAAAGCCTGTCTTTCTCACCAGACTCGAGCTGGCTGATCACCTCGTGCACACTGGGCGTCTTAAAGCTGTTCTCCACTGCCGAACTGATTGACACTTATACTTCTAGCAATCATGAAATCGTTGAACTCGTCTCAATCGATGATGCTCACGACATGGGGGTGGTTTCCTGCgatttttcgaccttccaagaAGTCACAT GTAACGAGCCGTACACAAAGCTTTATCAACTGGTTTCGTGCGGCAACGATCATGACGTGAAGTTATGGGAAGTCACGGTCAGCCAGAATAAATGCGAGGCCCAACCCTCTACTGCCACTGTACAGCTTTGCAGAGTAATGGAAAAGCACAGTAGTGCCTTAACTTGCGTCCGTTTTAGCAGCAACGGATTATATATTGCCAGCTGTGGCCTCGATAAAACGGCAGTAATTTGGGAGACG AGCTCAGGAAAGGTCGTGACGATAATCTCCGGTCACAATAGATACGTAGCTTGCTGCGCTTTTTCACGCGATGGAAACTTATTAGCGACAG GCTCTAACGATAAATCAGTAATTGCGTGGGACTTAACAGGAAACTTAACTATCGATTCGGAACTCTCGAGAAACATTGGCACAAAGTGGTTCGTGAATGATCCCGAAAAG AGTACCATGCACGAACACGATGTAATGAGAAATGTCGAAACGTACGCTAACGAGGTGAGATTGATTCAAAGATTGGAGGAGCACAACGGTGCGGTAAACAGCGTTGCTTTCCATGGAAATAATCTTGTAGCATCGGCGTCAGG TGATAAACTAGTGCGCATTTGGAGCATCGAAACAGAAGAAGAGGATGGGGAGGAAGTGatcaaaatacatgaaaaatcaTTTAGTCCGCTCGACGCTCACACTTACAGCGTCAATTACGTGGAATTTAGCCCGTGCGGTTCGATGCTTGCTTCCTGCTCTCTTGACGGAACGACTTTAGTTTGGAATACAGAA aCCGGAGATCAAGCAAAACCCTCTTTCGTCAATTCCGGGACGGGCATCCGGGTATGCCGGTGGTCACCTGACGGCACAAAGATTGCCACCGCTGGTGACGACGAGAAGACAACGTTATGGGACGTGGAATCTATGGATCAGTTACA TCAACTTTACAGTGTCTTCGAAGGCCACGCCGACGCGATATCCGCCATCGCATTTACACACGATTCCCGATACTTAGTAACCGCATGCAACGAGGGCACTTGGCGTCTCTTTGAAATTTTAGACGAAAAAAGCGGTTCCGAGGCACTGATGGTTTGTGATGCGAGTCACGATTTAGGTGTCCAAGGATGCGACTTCAGCCCTACTCCATGCTCTATGATGTGCAGTTCca agaatttttcattaaataatacaaatatcgGCGATTATCAATTGCTTGTAGCGAGAGATACAGATGTGAACCAACAGATATATCTACTGGCAACGTGCGGCAACGATGCATTAGTTAAACTATggcatataattatttcaaacgaTCCATCATCCGATTCGGATGGCATCCGATCGAGCAATGGAATGCGTTACAAAGAGAAGAAGTCCTTGACTGGGCACGGTGGAAACGTGATGTGCGTCCGTTTCTCGCCCGTTCATGGAGAAGTTCTAGGTAGCGTCGCGACAGATAGAACAGCTCGCATATGGAGCGTG TTTTCCGGAAGCTGTTTATACGTCCTGGAAGATCATGATAGTCTTGTTACATCTTGCGCATTTTCCGAAGACACGTCGTTCTTTGCTACAG GCGCATTGGACAAAACTGTCTTGGTTTGGAAGGTGCCTCAACAATTAGTGTCGCACAGTAATTTGATGGATAGCTTGAGAAACAAGAAGAAGAGG GTTGCAGACTGGAAACTATACGATACTTTGAAGTGGCTGAATGACATTGAATTGTCCAGATTGTCCAGAAAAGTGCTTGCTCTAGGATTGACTGGACGGCACTTGCTATCCGTGTCGGAGAACGAACTGATATCCCGATTGGAAATCGAAGACGATGAAGAG gcGATGGAAATATTGAAGAAGCAATTATATTGGCTGAAGCGTGAAGATTGCAATGTTATGGAGAATATAGACGAGTCTGAGATTCCTCATGAATTCTTGTGTCCTATAACGCATGAGATAATGAAAGAACCTGTGCAGTGCTCAG ATGGATTTACTTATGAGAGGGCAGCCATAAACGAATGGTTCCTATGTGGAAAATATACCAGTCCAATGACGAACGAGCCATTGCACGATACTTCTTTTACCCCAAATTTCGTTCTCAGAAATGCTATACTCACTCTACTTCACGGAGAAGGACCACAATAG
- the LOC105200121 gene encoding WD repeat, SAM and U-box domain-containing protein 1 isoform X4, whose product MTAIGDVQALQTLTVYTSDVNSVDFAGDCVLVTGSGDKRVRVWEWQPGAGYVEAYFSPLMGHKYGVTSVKVSPQSTMLATSSIDGTTLLWNLRTGTKIHTLVQMGGEAVRVCRFSPDSTLLATAGDNGQVCIWDLIHRNLIRCFQKHEGAVQSLSFSPDSSWLITSCTLGVLKLFSTAELIDTYTSSNHEIVELVSIDDAHDMGVVSCDFSTFQEVTCNEPYTKLYQLVSCGNDHDVKLWEVTVSQNKCEAQPSTATVQLCRVMEKHSSALTCVRFSSNGLYIASCGLDKTAVIWETSSGKVVTIISGHNRYVACCAFSRDGNLLATGSNDKSVIAWDLTGNLTIDSELSRNIGTKWFVNDPEKSTMHEHDVMRNVETYANEVRLIQRLEEHNGAVNSVAFHGNNLVASASGDKLVRIWSIETEEEDGEEVIKIHEKSFSPLDAHTYSVNYVEFSPCGSMLASCSLDGTTLVWNTETGDQAKPSFVNSGTGIRVCRWSPDGTKIATAGDDEKTTLWDVESMDQLHVFEGHADAISAIAFTHDSRYLVTACNEGTWRLFEILDEKSGSEALMVCDASHDLGVQGCDFSPTPCSMMCSSTRDTDVNQQIYLLATCGNDALVKLWHIIISNDPSSDSDGIRSSNGMRYKEKKSLTGHGGNVMCVRFSPVHGEVLGSVATDRTARIWSVFSGSCLYVLEDHDSLVTSCAFSEDTSFFATGALDKTVLVWKVPQQLVSHSNLMDSLRNKKKRVADWKLYDTLKWLNDIELSRLSRKVLALGLTGRHLLSVSENELISRLEIEDDEEAMEILKKQLYWLKREDCNVMENIDESEIPHEFLCPITHEIMKEPVQCSDGFTYERAAINEWFLCGKYTSPMTNEPLHDTSFTPNFVLRNAILTLLHGEGPQ is encoded by the exons ATGACTGCCATAGGCGATGTGCAAGCCTTGCAGACTCTGACAGTTTACACCAGCGATGTAAACAGCGTCGACTTCGCCGGTGATTGCGTACTGGTAACGGGATCCGG GGACAAACGCGTCCGGGTTTGGGAATGGCAGCCCGGCGCTGGCTACGTGGAGGCTTACTTCTCGCCCCTGATGGGGCACAAGTATGGCGTGACCTCAGTCAAGGTCAGCCCCCAGTCCACTATGTTGGCCACCTCCAGCATAGACGGTACCACGCTGCTCTGGAACTTGCGT ACGGGAACGAAGATACACACTCTGGTGCAAATGGGCGGCGAGGCGGTGAGAGTCTGCAGATTTTCGCCCGATTCGACATTGCTCGCGACTGCTGGAGATAACGGGCAAGTTTGCATCTGGGATTTGATTCATCGCAATTTGATCAG ATGTTTTCAAAAGCACGAGGGTGCAGTGCAAAGCCTGTCTTTCTCACCAGACTCGAGCTGGCTGATCACCTCGTGCACACTGGGCGTCTTAAAGCTGTTCTCCACTGCCGAACTGATTGACACTTATACTTCTAGCAATCATGAAATCGTTGAACTCGTCTCAATCGATGATGCTCACGACATGGGGGTGGTTTCCTGCgatttttcgaccttccaagaAGTCACAT GTAACGAGCCGTACACAAAGCTTTATCAACTGGTTTCGTGCGGCAACGATCATGACGTGAAGTTATGGGAAGTCACGGTCAGCCAGAATAAATGCGAGGCCCAACCCTCTACTGCCACTGTACAGCTTTGCAGAGTAATGGAAAAGCACAGTAGTGCCTTAACTTGCGTCCGTTTTAGCAGCAACGGATTATATATTGCCAGCTGTGGCCTCGATAAAACGGCAGTAATTTGGGAGACG AGCTCAGGAAAGGTCGTGACGATAATCTCCGGTCACAATAGATACGTAGCTTGCTGCGCTTTTTCACGCGATGGAAACTTATTAGCGACAG GCTCTAACGATAAATCAGTAATTGCGTGGGACTTAACAGGAAACTTAACTATCGATTCGGAACTCTCGAGAAACATTGGCACAAAGTGGTTCGTGAATGATCCCGAAAAG AGTACCATGCACGAACACGATGTAATGAGAAATGTCGAAACGTACGCTAACGAGGTGAGATTGATTCAAAGATTGGAGGAGCACAACGGTGCGGTAAACAGCGTTGCTTTCCATGGAAATAATCTTGTAGCATCGGCGTCAGG TGATAAACTAGTGCGCATTTGGAGCATCGAAACAGAAGAAGAGGATGGGGAGGAAGTGatcaaaatacatgaaaaatcaTTTAGTCCGCTCGACGCTCACACTTACAGCGTCAATTACGTGGAATTTAGCCCGTGCGGTTCGATGCTTGCTTCCTGCTCTCTTGACGGAACGACTTTAGTTTGGAATACAGAA aCCGGAGATCAAGCAAAACCCTCTTTCGTCAATTCCGGGACGGGCATCCGGGTATGCCGGTGGTCACCTGACGGCACAAAGATTGCCACCGCTGGTGACGACGAGAAGACAACGTTATGGGACGTGGAATCTATGGATCAGTTACA TGTCTTCGAAGGCCACGCCGACGCGATATCCGCCATCGCATTTACACACGATTCCCGATACTTAGTAACCGCATGCAACGAGGGCACTTGGCGTCTCTTTGAAATTTTAGACGAAAAAAGCGGTTCCGAGGCACTGATGGTTTGTGATGCGAGTCACGATTTAGGTGTCCAAGGATGCGACTTCAGCCCTACTCCATGCTCTATGATGTGCAGTTCca CGAGAGATACAGATGTGAACCAACAGATATATCTACTGGCAACGTGCGGCAACGATGCATTAGTTAAACTATggcatataattatttcaaacgaTCCATCATCCGATTCGGATGGCATCCGATCGAGCAATGGAATGCGTTACAAAGAGAAGAAGTCCTTGACTGGGCACGGTGGAAACGTGATGTGCGTCCGTTTCTCGCCCGTTCATGGAGAAGTTCTAGGTAGCGTCGCGACAGATAGAACAGCTCGCATATGGAGCGTG TTTTCCGGAAGCTGTTTATACGTCCTGGAAGATCATGATAGTCTTGTTACATCTTGCGCATTTTCCGAAGACACGTCGTTCTTTGCTACAG GCGCATTGGACAAAACTGTCTTGGTTTGGAAGGTGCCTCAACAATTAGTGTCGCACAGTAATTTGATGGATAGCTTGAGAAACAAGAAGAAGAGG GTTGCAGACTGGAAACTATACGATACTTTGAAGTGGCTGAATGACATTGAATTGTCCAGATTGTCCAGAAAAGTGCTTGCTCTAGGATTGACTGGACGGCACTTGCTATCCGTGTCGGAGAACGAACTGATATCCCGATTGGAAATCGAAGACGATGAAGAG gcGATGGAAATATTGAAGAAGCAATTATATTGGCTGAAGCGTGAAGATTGCAATGTTATGGAGAATATAGACGAGTCTGAGATTCCTCATGAATTCTTGTGTCCTATAACGCATGAGATAATGAAAGAACCTGTGCAGTGCTCAG ATGGATTTACTTATGAGAGGGCAGCCATAAACGAATGGTTCCTATGTGGAAAATATACCAGTCCAATGACGAACGAGCCATTGCACGATACTTCTTTTACCCCAAATTTCGTTCTCAGAAATGCTATACTCACTCTACTTCACGGAGAAGGACCACAATAG
- the LOC105200121 gene encoding WD repeat, SAM and U-box domain-containing protein 1 isoform X3, which translates to MTAIGDVQALQTLTVYTSDVNSVDFAGDCVLVTGSGDKRVRVWEWQPGAGYVEAYFSPLMGHKYGVTSVKVSPQSTMLATSSIDGTTLLWNLRTGTKIHTLVQMGGEAVRVCRFSPDSTLLATAGDNGQVCIWDLIHRNLIRCFQKHEGAVQSLSFSPDSSWLITSCTLGVLKLFSTAELIDTYTSSNHEIVELVSIDDAHDMGVVSCDFSTFQEVTCNEPYTKLYQLVSCGNDHDVKLWEVTVSQNKCEAQPSTATVQLCRVMEKHSSALTCVRFSSNGLYIASCGLDKTAVIWETSSGKVVTIISGHNRYVACCAFSRDGNLLATGSNDKSVIAWDLTGNLTIDSELSRNIGTKWFVNDPEKSTMHEHDVMRNVETYANEVRLIQRLEEHNGAVNSVAFHGNNLVASASGDKLVRIWSIETEEEDGEEVIKIHEKSFSPLDAHTYSVNYVEFSPCGSMLASCSLDGTTLVWNTETGDQAKPSFVNSGTGIRVCRWSPDGTKIATAGDDEKTTLWDVESMDQLHQLYSVFEGHADAISAIAFTHDSRYLVTACNEGTWRLFEILDEKSGSEALMVCDASHDLGVQGCDFSPTPCSMMCSSTRDTDVNQQIYLLATCGNDALVKLWHIIISNDPSSDSDGIRSSNGMRYKEKKSLTGHGGNVMCVRFSPVHGEVLGSVATDRTARIWSVFSGSCLYVLEDHDSLVTSCAFSEDTSFFATGALDKTVLVWKVPQQLVSHSNLMDSLRNKKKRVADWKLYDTLKWLNDIELSRLSRKVLALGLTGRHLLSVSENELISRLEIEDDEEAMEILKKQLYWLKREDCNVMENIDESEIPHEFLCPITHEIMKEPVQCSDGFTYERAAINEWFLCGKYTSPMTNEPLHDTSFTPNFVLRNAILTLLHGEGPQ; encoded by the exons ATGACTGCCATAGGCGATGTGCAAGCCTTGCAGACTCTGACAGTTTACACCAGCGATGTAAACAGCGTCGACTTCGCCGGTGATTGCGTACTGGTAACGGGATCCGG GGACAAACGCGTCCGGGTTTGGGAATGGCAGCCCGGCGCTGGCTACGTGGAGGCTTACTTCTCGCCCCTGATGGGGCACAAGTATGGCGTGACCTCAGTCAAGGTCAGCCCCCAGTCCACTATGTTGGCCACCTCCAGCATAGACGGTACCACGCTGCTCTGGAACTTGCGT ACGGGAACGAAGATACACACTCTGGTGCAAATGGGCGGCGAGGCGGTGAGAGTCTGCAGATTTTCGCCCGATTCGACATTGCTCGCGACTGCTGGAGATAACGGGCAAGTTTGCATCTGGGATTTGATTCATCGCAATTTGATCAG ATGTTTTCAAAAGCACGAGGGTGCAGTGCAAAGCCTGTCTTTCTCACCAGACTCGAGCTGGCTGATCACCTCGTGCACACTGGGCGTCTTAAAGCTGTTCTCCACTGCCGAACTGATTGACACTTATACTTCTAGCAATCATGAAATCGTTGAACTCGTCTCAATCGATGATGCTCACGACATGGGGGTGGTTTCCTGCgatttttcgaccttccaagaAGTCACAT GTAACGAGCCGTACACAAAGCTTTATCAACTGGTTTCGTGCGGCAACGATCATGACGTGAAGTTATGGGAAGTCACGGTCAGCCAGAATAAATGCGAGGCCCAACCCTCTACTGCCACTGTACAGCTTTGCAGAGTAATGGAAAAGCACAGTAGTGCCTTAACTTGCGTCCGTTTTAGCAGCAACGGATTATATATTGCCAGCTGTGGCCTCGATAAAACGGCAGTAATTTGGGAGACG AGCTCAGGAAAGGTCGTGACGATAATCTCCGGTCACAATAGATACGTAGCTTGCTGCGCTTTTTCACGCGATGGAAACTTATTAGCGACAG GCTCTAACGATAAATCAGTAATTGCGTGGGACTTAACAGGAAACTTAACTATCGATTCGGAACTCTCGAGAAACATTGGCACAAAGTGGTTCGTGAATGATCCCGAAAAG AGTACCATGCACGAACACGATGTAATGAGAAATGTCGAAACGTACGCTAACGAGGTGAGATTGATTCAAAGATTGGAGGAGCACAACGGTGCGGTAAACAGCGTTGCTTTCCATGGAAATAATCTTGTAGCATCGGCGTCAGG TGATAAACTAGTGCGCATTTGGAGCATCGAAACAGAAGAAGAGGATGGGGAGGAAGTGatcaaaatacatgaaaaatcaTTTAGTCCGCTCGACGCTCACACTTACAGCGTCAATTACGTGGAATTTAGCCCGTGCGGTTCGATGCTTGCTTCCTGCTCTCTTGACGGAACGACTTTAGTTTGGAATACAGAA aCCGGAGATCAAGCAAAACCCTCTTTCGTCAATTCCGGGACGGGCATCCGGGTATGCCGGTGGTCACCTGACGGCACAAAGATTGCCACCGCTGGTGACGACGAGAAGACAACGTTATGGGACGTGGAATCTATGGATCAGTTACA TCAACTTTACAGTGTCTTCGAAGGCCACGCCGACGCGATATCCGCCATCGCATTTACACACGATTCCCGATACTTAGTAACCGCATGCAACGAGGGCACTTGGCGTCTCTTTGAAATTTTAGACGAAAAAAGCGGTTCCGAGGCACTGATGGTTTGTGATGCGAGTCACGATTTAGGTGTCCAAGGATGCGACTTCAGCCCTACTCCATGCTCTATGATGTGCAGTTCca CGAGAGATACAGATGTGAACCAACAGATATATCTACTGGCAACGTGCGGCAACGATGCATTAGTTAAACTATggcatataattatttcaaacgaTCCATCATCCGATTCGGATGGCATCCGATCGAGCAATGGAATGCGTTACAAAGAGAAGAAGTCCTTGACTGGGCACGGTGGAAACGTGATGTGCGTCCGTTTCTCGCCCGTTCATGGAGAAGTTCTAGGTAGCGTCGCGACAGATAGAACAGCTCGCATATGGAGCGTG TTTTCCGGAAGCTGTTTATACGTCCTGGAAGATCATGATAGTCTTGTTACATCTTGCGCATTTTCCGAAGACACGTCGTTCTTTGCTACAG GCGCATTGGACAAAACTGTCTTGGTTTGGAAGGTGCCTCAACAATTAGTGTCGCACAGTAATTTGATGGATAGCTTGAGAAACAAGAAGAAGAGG GTTGCAGACTGGAAACTATACGATACTTTGAAGTGGCTGAATGACATTGAATTGTCCAGATTGTCCAGAAAAGTGCTTGCTCTAGGATTGACTGGACGGCACTTGCTATCCGTGTCGGAGAACGAACTGATATCCCGATTGGAAATCGAAGACGATGAAGAG gcGATGGAAATATTGAAGAAGCAATTATATTGGCTGAAGCGTGAAGATTGCAATGTTATGGAGAATATAGACGAGTCTGAGATTCCTCATGAATTCTTGTGTCCTATAACGCATGAGATAATGAAAGAACCTGTGCAGTGCTCAG ATGGATTTACTTATGAGAGGGCAGCCATAAACGAATGGTTCCTATGTGGAAAATATACCAGTCCAATGACGAACGAGCCATTGCACGATACTTCTTTTACCCCAAATTTCGTTCTCAGAAATGCTATACTCACTCTACTTCACGGAGAAGGACCACAATAG
- the LOC105200121 gene encoding WD repeat, SAM and U-box domain-containing protein 1 isoform X2: MTAIGDVQALQTLTVYTSDVNSVDFAGDCVLVTGSGDKRVRVWEWQPGAGYVEAYFSPLMGHKYGVTSVKVSPQSTMLATSSIDGTTLLWNLRTGTKIHTLVQMGGEAVRVCRFSPDSTLLATAGDNGQVCIWDLIHRNLIRCFQKHEGAVQSLSFSPDSSWLITSCTLGVLKLFSTAELIDTYTSSNHEIVELVSIDDAHDMGVVSCDFSTFQEVTCNEPYTKLYQLVSCGNDHDVKLWEVTVSQNKCEAQPSTATVQLCRVMEKHSSALTCVRFSSNGLYIASCGLDKTAVIWETSSGKVVTIISGHNRYVACCAFSRDGNLLATGSNDKSVIAWDLTGNLTIDSELSRNIGTKWFVNDPEKSTMHEHDVMRNVETYANEVRLIQRLEEHNGAVNSVAFHGNNLVASASGDKLVRIWSIETEEEDGEEVIKIHEKSFSPLDAHTYSVNYVEFSPCGSMLASCSLDGTTLVWNTETGDQAKPSFVNSGTGIRVCRWSPDGTKIATAGDDEKTTLWDVESMDQLHVFEGHADAISAIAFTHDSRYLVTACNEGTWRLFEILDEKSGSEALMVCDASHDLGVQGCDFSPTPCSMMCSSKNFSLNNTNIGDYQLLVARDTDVNQQIYLLATCGNDALVKLWHIIISNDPSSDSDGIRSSNGMRYKEKKSLTGHGGNVMCVRFSPVHGEVLGSVATDRTARIWSVFSGSCLYVLEDHDSLVTSCAFSEDTSFFATGALDKTVLVWKVPQQLVSHSNLMDSLRNKKKRVADWKLYDTLKWLNDIELSRLSRKVLALGLTGRHLLSVSENELISRLEIEDDEEAMEILKKQLYWLKREDCNVMENIDESEIPHEFLCPITHEIMKEPVQCSDGFTYERAAINEWFLCGKYTSPMTNEPLHDTSFTPNFVLRNAILTLLHGEGPQ, encoded by the exons ATGACTGCCATAGGCGATGTGCAAGCCTTGCAGACTCTGACAGTTTACACCAGCGATGTAAACAGCGTCGACTTCGCCGGTGATTGCGTACTGGTAACGGGATCCGG GGACAAACGCGTCCGGGTTTGGGAATGGCAGCCCGGCGCTGGCTACGTGGAGGCTTACTTCTCGCCCCTGATGGGGCACAAGTATGGCGTGACCTCAGTCAAGGTCAGCCCCCAGTCCACTATGTTGGCCACCTCCAGCATAGACGGTACCACGCTGCTCTGGAACTTGCGT ACGGGAACGAAGATACACACTCTGGTGCAAATGGGCGGCGAGGCGGTGAGAGTCTGCAGATTTTCGCCCGATTCGACATTGCTCGCGACTGCTGGAGATAACGGGCAAGTTTGCATCTGGGATTTGATTCATCGCAATTTGATCAG ATGTTTTCAAAAGCACGAGGGTGCAGTGCAAAGCCTGTCTTTCTCACCAGACTCGAGCTGGCTGATCACCTCGTGCACACTGGGCGTCTTAAAGCTGTTCTCCACTGCCGAACTGATTGACACTTATACTTCTAGCAATCATGAAATCGTTGAACTCGTCTCAATCGATGATGCTCACGACATGGGGGTGGTTTCCTGCgatttttcgaccttccaagaAGTCACAT GTAACGAGCCGTACACAAAGCTTTATCAACTGGTTTCGTGCGGCAACGATCATGACGTGAAGTTATGGGAAGTCACGGTCAGCCAGAATAAATGCGAGGCCCAACCCTCTACTGCCACTGTACAGCTTTGCAGAGTAATGGAAAAGCACAGTAGTGCCTTAACTTGCGTCCGTTTTAGCAGCAACGGATTATATATTGCCAGCTGTGGCCTCGATAAAACGGCAGTAATTTGGGAGACG AGCTCAGGAAAGGTCGTGACGATAATCTCCGGTCACAATAGATACGTAGCTTGCTGCGCTTTTTCACGCGATGGAAACTTATTAGCGACAG GCTCTAACGATAAATCAGTAATTGCGTGGGACTTAACAGGAAACTTAACTATCGATTCGGAACTCTCGAGAAACATTGGCACAAAGTGGTTCGTGAATGATCCCGAAAAG AGTACCATGCACGAACACGATGTAATGAGAAATGTCGAAACGTACGCTAACGAGGTGAGATTGATTCAAAGATTGGAGGAGCACAACGGTGCGGTAAACAGCGTTGCTTTCCATGGAAATAATCTTGTAGCATCGGCGTCAGG TGATAAACTAGTGCGCATTTGGAGCATCGAAACAGAAGAAGAGGATGGGGAGGAAGTGatcaaaatacatgaaaaatcaTTTAGTCCGCTCGACGCTCACACTTACAGCGTCAATTACGTGGAATTTAGCCCGTGCGGTTCGATGCTTGCTTCCTGCTCTCTTGACGGAACGACTTTAGTTTGGAATACAGAA aCCGGAGATCAAGCAAAACCCTCTTTCGTCAATTCCGGGACGGGCATCCGGGTATGCCGGTGGTCACCTGACGGCACAAAGATTGCCACCGCTGGTGACGACGAGAAGACAACGTTATGGGACGTGGAATCTATGGATCAGTTACA TGTCTTCGAAGGCCACGCCGACGCGATATCCGCCATCGCATTTACACACGATTCCCGATACTTAGTAACCGCATGCAACGAGGGCACTTGGCGTCTCTTTGAAATTTTAGACGAAAAAAGCGGTTCCGAGGCACTGATGGTTTGTGATGCGAGTCACGATTTAGGTGTCCAAGGATGCGACTTCAGCCCTACTCCATGCTCTATGATGTGCAGTTCca agaatttttcattaaataatacaaatatcgGCGATTATCAATTGCTTGTAGCGAGAGATACAGATGTGAACCAACAGATATATCTACTGGCAACGTGCGGCAACGATGCATTAGTTAAACTATggcatataattatttcaaacgaTCCATCATCCGATTCGGATGGCATCCGATCGAGCAATGGAATGCGTTACAAAGAGAAGAAGTCCTTGACTGGGCACGGTGGAAACGTGATGTGCGTCCGTTTCTCGCCCGTTCATGGAGAAGTTCTAGGTAGCGTCGCGACAGATAGAACAGCTCGCATATGGAGCGTG TTTTCCGGAAGCTGTTTATACGTCCTGGAAGATCATGATAGTCTTGTTACATCTTGCGCATTTTCCGAAGACACGTCGTTCTTTGCTACAG GCGCATTGGACAAAACTGTCTTGGTTTGGAAGGTGCCTCAACAATTAGTGTCGCACAGTAATTTGATGGATAGCTTGAGAAACAAGAAGAAGAGG GTTGCAGACTGGAAACTATACGATACTTTGAAGTGGCTGAATGACATTGAATTGTCCAGATTGTCCAGAAAAGTGCTTGCTCTAGGATTGACTGGACGGCACTTGCTATCCGTGTCGGAGAACGAACTGATATCCCGATTGGAAATCGAAGACGATGAAGAG gcGATGGAAATATTGAAGAAGCAATTATATTGGCTGAAGCGTGAAGATTGCAATGTTATGGAGAATATAGACGAGTCTGAGATTCCTCATGAATTCTTGTGTCCTATAACGCATGAGATAATGAAAGAACCTGTGCAGTGCTCAG ATGGATTTACTTATGAGAGGGCAGCCATAAACGAATGGTTCCTATGTGGAAAATATACCAGTCCAATGACGAACGAGCCATTGCACGATACTTCTTTTACCCCAAATTTCGTTCTCAGAAATGCTATACTCACTCTACTTCACGGAGAAGGACCACAATAG